A stretch of the Bacillus anthracis str. Vollum genome encodes the following:
- the alsS gene encoding acetolactate synthase AlsS: MSTGVKANDVKTKTKGADLVVDCLIKQGVTHVFGIPGAKIDSVFDVLQERGPELIVCRHEQNAAFMAAAIGRLTGKPGVCLVTSGPGTSNLATGLVTANAESDPVVALAGAVPRTDRLKRTHQSMDNAALFEPITKYSVEVEHPDNVPEALSNAFRSATSTNPGATLVSLPQDVMTAETTVESIGALSKPQLGIAPTHDITYVVEKIKAAKLPVILLGMRASTNEVTKAVRALIADTELPVVETYQAAGAISRELEDHFFGRVGLFRNQPGDILLEEADLVISIGYDPIEYDPKFWNKLGDRTIIHLDDHQADIDHDYQPERELIGDIALTVNSIAERLPKLVLSTKSEAVLERLRAKLSEQAEVPNRDSEGVTHPLQVIRTLRSLISDDTTVTCDIGSHSIWMARCFRSYEPRRLLFSNGMQTLGVALPWAIAATLVEPGKKVVSVSGDGGFLFSAMELETAVRLNSPIVHLVWRDGTYDMVAFQQMMKYGRTSATEFGDVDLVKYAESFGATGLRVNTPDELEGVLKSALAADGPVIIDIPIDYRDNIKLSEKLLPNQLN; encoded by the coding sequence TTGAGTACAGGTGTAAAAGCAAACGACGTGAAGACAAAAACAAAAGGAGCAGATCTTGTTGTTGATTGTTTAATTAAACAAGGTGTTACACATGTTTTCGGTATTCCAGGAGCGAAGATTGACTCTGTATTTGATGTACTGCAAGAAAGAGGACCAGAGTTAATTGTTTGTCGTCATGAACAAAATGCAGCATTTATGGCAGCTGCGATTGGTAGATTAACAGGAAAACCGGGCGTATGTCTTGTAACTTCAGGGCCAGGGACATCAAATTTAGCGACAGGTCTTGTTACTGCGAATGCGGAGAGTGATCCCGTTGTTGCTTTAGCTGGTGCAGTTCCGCGTACAGATCGATTAAAACGTACGCACCAATCTATGGATAATGCTGCACTATTCGAACCAATCACAAAATATAGCGTAGAAGTAGAGCATCCTGATAATGTGCCAGAAGCATTATCAAATGCATTCAGAAGTGCAACTTCTACAAATCCAGGCGCTACTTTAGTAAGTTTGCCGCAAGACGTTATGACTGCGGAAACAACTGTAGAGTCTATCGGTGCACTTTCTAAGCCACAGCTTGGAATCGCTCCCACACATGATATTACATACGTAGTAGAAAAAATAAAAGCAGCGAAATTACCAGTTATTTTACTCGGTATGAGAGCGAGTACGAATGAAGTGACGAAAGCTGTTCGTGCATTAATTGCGGATACAGAGCTTCCTGTCGTTGAAACATATCAAGCAGCTGGTGCGATTTCACGTGAGTTAGAAGATCATTTCTTCGGCCGCGTTGGATTATTCCGTAACCAACCAGGTGATATTTTACTAGAAGAAGCGGACCTTGTTATTTCTATCGGTTATGACCCAATTGAGTATGATCCGAAATTCTGGAATAAACTTGGGGACAGAACGATTATTCATCTTGATGACCATCAAGCAGATATCGATCATGATTACCAACCAGAGCGTGAATTAATTGGTGATATTGCCTTAACGGTAAATAGCATCGCAGAAAGATTACCGAAACTTGTGTTAAGTACGAAATCAGAAGCAGTGTTAGAACGATTACGCGCGAAATTATCAGAACAAGCAGAAGTTCCAAACCGTGATTCAGAAGGTGTTACGCATCCACTTCAAGTGATTCGTACACTTCGTTCTTTAATTAGTGACGATACAACCGTTACATGTGACATCGGTTCCCATTCTATTTGGATGGCGAGATGTTTCCGTTCTTATGAACCACGTAGATTATTATTTAGTAACGGTATGCAAACGTTAGGTGTTGCACTTCCTTGGGCAATCGCAGCTACTTTAGTAGAACCAGGTAAAAAAGTAGTTTCTGTATCAGGTGACGGTGGTTTCTTATTCTCAGCGATGGAGTTAGAAACGGCGGTACGTTTAAATTCTCCAATCGTCCATCTCGTTTGGAGAGACGGCACATATGATATGGTTGCATTCCAACAAATGATGAAATACGGCAGAACATCAGCTACAGAGTTTGGTGATGTTGATCTTGTGAAATATGCGGAAAGTTTCGGTGCGACAGGTCTTCGCGTTAACACGCCTGATGAATTAGAAGGTGTATTAAAATCCGCATTAGCAGCAGACGGTCCTGTCATTATTGATATTCCAATTGACTATCGTGACAATATTAAATTAAGCGAAAAATTATTACCAAACCAATTAAACTAA
- a CDS encoding YlbF/YmcA family competence regulator: MTKNIHDVAYELQKAIAENDDFKTLKESYAAVQADAASKNLFDEFRTMQLSLQQKMMQGQEITEEDNQQAQEVVVRIQQDAKITKLMETEQRLNVVIGDVNKIIMKPLEELYSAQQQV; encoded by the coding sequence ATGACAAAAAACATTCATGATGTAGCATATGAATTACAAAAAGCGATCGCTGAAAACGATGACTTCAAAACGTTAAAAGAGAGCTACGCAGCAGTTCAAGCTGATGCAGCTTCAAAGAACTTATTCGATGAGTTCCGCACAATGCAACTTAGCCTACAACAAAAAATGATGCAAGGCCAAGAAATCACTGAAGAAGACAACCAACAAGCACAAGAAGTTGTAGTTCGCATTCAACAAGATGCTAAAATTACAAAGTTAATGGAAACTGAGCAACGCCTAAACGTTGTAATCGGCGACGTTAACAAAATTATCATGAAGCCACTTGAAGAATTATATAGCGCGCAACAACAAGTGTAA
- a CDS encoding DUF445 domain-containing protein yields MNIWLSMLTTTGLGAIIGGFTNHLAIKMLFRPHRPMYIGKFQVPFTPGLIPKRRDELAVQLGKMVVEHLLTPEGIGKKLTNEEFQKGLIHWAQVEVDKVITNEQSLRHMLGKWDVAHVEKEATEKIEQVITEKIQAFLEEYYTYTWEQALPHSVHEKIENAIPNVSAFILKRAIHFFESEEGKSRLSRMIDDFFASRGALLNLVGMFLGNVSVVDRVQPEVIKFLGQDGTKQLLTDVLQKEWEKLKGRDVKELETFVEKEMIVSSILSAVKVEETVSKFLNQSVQQVCEPVRETIIEKVVPNAVTKGLKWGGENVESILNNLHLAEIVQQEVSTFSTERLEDLVLSITKNELKMITYLGALLGGMIGIVQGLLLLFLK; encoded by the coding sequence ATGAATATATGGTTAAGTATGTTAACGACGACAGGGCTCGGAGCAATTATTGGAGGATTTACAAATCATTTAGCAATAAAAATGTTATTTCGTCCTCATCGCCCTATGTATATTGGGAAGTTTCAAGTGCCATTTACACCAGGATTAATTCCGAAGCGCCGCGATGAGCTTGCTGTTCAATTAGGGAAAATGGTTGTAGAACATTTGTTAACGCCAGAAGGAATCGGCAAGAAGTTAACAAATGAAGAGTTTCAAAAAGGTTTAATTCACTGGGCACAAGTAGAAGTGGATAAAGTAATTACGAATGAACAGTCACTGCGACACATGTTAGGAAAATGGGACGTAGCGCATGTAGAAAAAGAAGCAACTGAGAAAATCGAACAGGTGATTACAGAAAAGATTCAGGCATTTTTAGAAGAGTACTATACATATACATGGGAACAAGCTTTACCTCATTCTGTTCATGAAAAAATAGAGAATGCAATTCCAAATGTCTCGGCGTTTATTTTAAAGCGAGCAATTCATTTTTTTGAAAGTGAAGAAGGGAAATCTCGTCTTTCAAGAATGATTGATGATTTCTTTGCTTCTAGAGGAGCATTGCTTAACTTAGTCGGAATGTTTTTAGGGAATGTAAGTGTAGTGGATCGTGTGCAGCCAGAAGTTATTAAGTTTTTAGGGCAGGATGGCACAAAGCAGCTTTTAACTGATGTACTGCAAAAAGAGTGGGAGAAGTTAAAAGGAAGAGATGTAAAAGAATTAGAAACGTTTGTAGAAAAAGAAATGATTGTAAGCTCTATATTGTCAGCAGTTAAAGTTGAGGAAACTGTGAGTAAATTTTTAAACCAATCTGTGCAGCAAGTATGTGAGCCAGTTCGGGAAACAATTATTGAAAAGGTAGTCCCAAACGCAGTAACGAAAGGTTTGAAGTGGGGAGGAGAAAACGTAGAAAGTATACTAAATAATCTCCACTTAGCGGAAATTGTCCAACAAGAAGTGTCTACATTTTCAACGGAGAGACTAGAAGATTTAGTTCTGTCCATTACAAAAAATGAACTAAAAATGATCACGTATTTAGGTGCCTTATTAGGCGGTATGATTGGAATCGTGCAAGGGTTATTACTGTTGTTTCTGAAATAA
- a CDS encoding YheC/YheD family protein — MVLGILTSQPHYEQTYYTEIAKRARLYHNVVAQFTPFGIDPKTDLISGLIYDTDTGKWKEQTFPIPSYIYDRSSFNEETNVEKAKSIIRSLHTRPSTTFLNNTLIDLSELHDVFLTNKKLSPYIPKFEIATIHNIFKLLLKTKDIIIRPTNAHSSESLYRVVYKNKTFHIDTINDAYHISTPIKRTDEFISWYKSNIRSARYMTHTMLQPPNQLTYPLHIRTILQKNKEHNWNVIGQFIQKSSFPNQLLLSAPEDSSLHAFSKIKYVLSSTGVQLLQDALQDIINEVFQTLDASYSSLFELELSTIMDQKGAIWLMYVNTIPPYEHYIRHSDSLAEKIYHGPLKFSRFTP, encoded by the coding sequence TTGGTTCTCGGTATTTTAACTTCTCAGCCTCATTATGAGCAAACATATTACACCGAAATCGCTAAACGCGCTCGGCTTTATCATAATGTCGTTGCCCAGTTTACGCCGTTTGGTATTGATCCTAAAACAGATCTTATTTCTGGTCTGATTTATGATACAGATACAGGAAAATGGAAAGAGCAAACATTCCCTATTCCTTCTTATATATACGATCGTTCTTCTTTTAACGAGGAAACAAATGTCGAAAAAGCAAAGTCAATTATTCGCTCATTACACACTCGTCCTTCCACTACCTTTTTAAATAACACACTCATTGACTTAAGCGAACTACATGATGTATTTCTCACGAATAAAAAATTATCACCTTATATACCAAAGTTTGAAATAGCAACGATACACAATATTTTCAAACTGTTATTAAAAACAAAAGATATTATTATACGTCCTACTAACGCACATTCCAGTGAAAGTTTGTACCGGGTCGTTTATAAAAATAAAACGTTTCATATTGATACAATAAATGATGCCTATCATATTTCTACTCCAATTAAACGGACAGATGAATTTATATCTTGGTACAAATCTAATATACGATCAGCACGTTACATGACGCATACGATGCTGCAACCTCCAAATCAATTAACATACCCACTCCATATTCGAACCATTTTACAAAAAAATAAAGAACACAATTGGAATGTTATCGGTCAGTTTATACAAAAAAGCTCATTTCCGAATCAACTTTTACTTTCGGCACCGGAGGATTCCTCGCTACATGCATTTTCAAAAATTAAATACGTACTATCTAGTACCGGTGTACAATTATTACAAGACGCTTTACAAGACATTATAAATGAAGTGTTTCAAACGCTAGATGCATCTTATTCTTCATTGTTCGAGCTAGAGCTTTCCACTATTATGGATCAAAAAGGGGCAATTTGGCTTATGTATGTCAACACGATTCCCCCTTACGAACATTACATTCGTCATAGTGATTCATTAGCCGAAAAAATATATCACGGACCATTAAAATTCAGTCGCTTTACACCATAA
- a CDS encoding YheC/YheD family protein, whose product MKEHIYTLNISDENPNSITLPYIFSITPPITSLSFGLRHVASEDVKIHYSFTREIIIGKQIVKKLLLPHSTTIHAFTQNETIIFGPLIGIFTTGFNDDTSNPLGNRSTSLGELLTPPFTLRPFVFVFGVQHIDWEDETIEGYFFQEEKWIKKKVPLPNVIYDRLPNRKAENYKPIVRAKRKLEHDYAIPWFNPGFFNKWEVHQLLMKDESIMPLLPSTETFQHFEQVERFLGTYKSIYMKPIHGSFGRNIHQLFYSQTENCYYCRYRENEENKLRKYQSLETLLNHVLKGHDLKKFIVQQGISLLRFDGQPVDFRIHTNKNHFGQWMVSAIVAKIAGKGSLTTHVNSGGDTKLLQELFPDSTKQIQIENKLKHTALQISYALDEQVTGNIGEIGFDIGLDTQENPWLFEANSKPGRTVFQDAKLKEQSELTRQLFYEYAIYLTEHSLRDTKEKMSQIKSENSSNNEHIPSPMIHSQIQKQKLPPHS is encoded by the coding sequence TTGAAAGAGCACATATATACATTAAACATTTCAGACGAGAATCCAAATAGTATTACTTTACCTTATATTTTTTCCATCACACCACCAATTACATCCCTTTCCTTCGGCCTACGCCATGTTGCAAGTGAAGATGTAAAAATTCATTATTCCTTTACTCGCGAAATCATAATTGGAAAACAAATTGTTAAAAAACTTTTACTGCCTCATTCCACTACTATCCATGCATTCACACAAAATGAAACCATTATTTTCGGACCATTAATCGGGATTTTCACAACTGGTTTTAACGATGACACTTCTAATCCTTTAGGGAACCGTTCCACTTCTCTTGGCGAATTACTAACGCCACCATTCACCTTACGACCATTTGTATTCGTTTTTGGTGTGCAACATATAGACTGGGAAGATGAAACAATTGAAGGGTACTTCTTTCAAGAGGAAAAGTGGATAAAGAAAAAAGTTCCTTTACCGAATGTCATTTACGATCGATTACCAAATCGGAAAGCCGAAAATTATAAACCGATCGTAAGAGCAAAAAGAAAGTTAGAGCACGACTACGCTATTCCATGGTTTAACCCAGGTTTTTTTAATAAATGGGAAGTGCATCAACTTCTTATGAAAGATGAATCCATTATGCCGTTATTACCAAGCACAGAAACATTTCAGCACTTCGAACAAGTGGAACGATTTCTCGGAACGTATAAATCAATTTACATGAAACCGATTCATGGTAGCTTCGGTAGAAATATTCATCAACTATTTTATTCTCAAACAGAGAATTGCTACTACTGTCGTTATCGCGAAAATGAAGAAAATAAACTAAGAAAGTACCAATCATTAGAAACGCTTCTGAACCATGTGTTAAAAGGGCATGATTTAAAAAAATTTATCGTCCAACAAGGTATTTCCTTACTTCGCTTCGATGGGCAACCTGTTGATTTTCGCATTCATACAAATAAAAATCATTTCGGCCAATGGATGGTCAGTGCAATCGTGGCAAAAATTGCTGGCAAAGGTAGCTTAACAACGCATGTAAATAGCGGTGGCGATACAAAATTGCTGCAAGAACTTTTTCCTGATTCAACGAAACAAATTCAAATTGAAAATAAATTAAAACATACAGCCTTACAAATTAGTTACGCGCTCGATGAACAAGTAACCGGAAATATTGGAGAAATCGGTTTTGATATCGGTTTAGACACGCAGGAAAACCCATGGCTCTTTGAAGCAAACTCTAAACCAGGGCGAACTGTGTTCCAAGATGCCAAGTTAAAAGAACAAAGTGAACTAACGCGCCAATTATTTTACGAATATGCCATCTACTTAACTGAACATTCTTTGCGCGATACAAAAGAAAAAATGTCTCAAATAAAATCAGAGAATTCCTCAAACAACGAGCATATTCCGTCTCCTATGATTCACTCACAAATACAAAAACAAAAACTTCCACCTCATTCATAA
- a CDS encoding NDxxF motif lipoprotein, giving the protein MKKYTLYSLMLLTLLFLSACSNSAQPKEENDVQSIKDVTVKIPETIFTSSKKNETINEDEMKRSIKTYLDYSGELYENTVPLSSAMSDEKVTESDREKLQKLIDLAQQNDANFHHFISNNTIPHDYKQPSKEIHDYISSSTALSVELEQELDKLAEDGNLFKTDFSFTKRFEKVNGRKQKEIEKFLKEKKIETEYFKK; this is encoded by the coding sequence ATGAAGAAATATACTTTATATTCACTCATGCTACTTACTCTTTTATTTCTATCAGCTTGTTCAAACAGTGCACAACCTAAGGAAGAAAACGATGTACAATCTATTAAAGATGTTACGGTTAAAATTCCTGAAACTATATTTACTTCCTCAAAAAAGAATGAAACGATTAACGAAGATGAAATGAAACGAAGTATAAAAACTTATTTAGATTATAGCGGAGAGTTATACGAAAACACTGTTCCACTTTCATCAGCCATGTCTGACGAGAAGGTTACTGAATCCGACCGAGAGAAATTACAAAAACTAATAGATTTAGCTCAACAAAACGATGCGAACTTCCATCATTTTATTAGTAACAATACGATTCCTCATGATTATAAACAACCTTCGAAGGAAATTCATGATTACATTTCATCGTCTACGGCACTTTCAGTAGAACTAGAGCAAGAATTAGACAAACTCGCTGAAGATGGTAACTTGTTCAAGACTGATTTTTCTTTTACAAAACGCTTTGAGAAAGTGAATGGTAGGAAGCAAAAAGAGATTGAAAAGTTTTTGAAGGAGAAGAAGATTGAGACTGAGTATTTCAAAAAATAA
- a CDS encoding HAAS signaling domain-containing protein: MNKSEFLSQLSSSLRNIPNSEKEYIISEYETHFISGKQDGKCEEEIARKLGNPKTIAKELTVSYAITNADNKRSFKNMITALFSVMSLSVLNFAFIFVAFFVLLFLLPFLLALIIATPLLIISPILLIGLGFFKGFHQISYSDVYNVFIAFCVGLLISVVCYQMVKHLYVLLVKYLKWNIAILQRH, translated from the coding sequence ATGAACAAAAGTGAATTTTTAAGCCAACTTAGTTCCTCCCTACGGAATATACCTAATTCAGAAAAGGAGTATATTATCTCAGAATACGAAACTCATTTTATTAGCGGTAAACAAGATGGCAAATGTGAAGAAGAAATTGCTAGAAAACTAGGAAACCCTAAAACGATCGCGAAAGAACTTACTGTTTCCTATGCAATAACCAATGCTGACAATAAACGAAGCTTTAAAAATATGATAACCGCACTATTTTCTGTTATGAGCTTAAGTGTTTTAAACTTTGCCTTTATCTTTGTCGCCTTTTTCGTACTACTCTTTTTATTACCTTTTCTTCTAGCACTCATCATTGCCACTCCATTATTAATTATTTCACCTATTTTATTAATAGGATTAGGATTCTTTAAAGGGTTTCATCAAATTAGTTATTCCGATGTTTATAATGTGTTCATCGCTTTTTGCGTCGGTTTACTCATATCCGTCGTATGTTATCAAATGGTCAAACATCTATACGTACTTTTAGTAAAGTATTTGAAATGGAATATAGCTATTTTACAAAGACACTAA